A genomic window from Ignavibacteria bacterium includes:
- a CDS encoding aminotransferase class I/II-fold pyridoxal phosphate-dependent enzyme, whose translation MKKFDPSTSIHDYLVFGEFGDVNPSITDSSTFTFLSPKTMAESFQHEMEGCFLYSRHWNPINKFLSNALARLEDAEAAQVTSSGMAAISSTVLQICSSGDEIVSERTIYGGTYAFFKNFLPKLGITVKFVDMQKPEMVELAVTEKTKMIYAESISNPLLEITDIPAISKIAKEHNIKLVVDNTFSPMVISPLHLGADIVIHSMTKYINGSSDCVAGCICSSAEFINSLTDVNSGATMLLGPVLDSLRAASILKNLHTLHIRMKKHGENALFLAEEFEKLGLKVYYPGLKNSRHFNLIEQIRNEGFGYSGMIAVDVGTYENASALLEKMQQEKVGYLAVSLGYFKTLFSSPGHSTSSEIPEDEQKEMGLSEGLVRFSIGLDGDIKLAYDRIVKCMKEIGII comes from the coding sequence ATGAAAAAATTCGACCCAAGCACCAGCATACATGATTACCTTGTATTCGGAGAGTTCGGCGATGTGAACCCGAGCATAACTGATTCATCAACTTTCACGTTCTTAAGCCCCAAAACTATGGCAGAATCTTTCCAGCATGAAATGGAAGGCTGCTTCCTTTATTCAAGGCACTGGAACCCGATAAATAAATTCCTTTCAAATGCGCTTGCCAGGCTGGAAGACGCCGAAGCTGCGCAGGTAACATCTTCAGGAATGGCTGCAATAAGCTCAACAGTGCTGCAGATATGCAGCTCCGGCGATGAAATTGTATCTGAAAGAACAATTTACGGAGGTACATATGCGTTCTTTAAGAATTTTTTGCCGAAACTTGGCATTACGGTAAAGTTTGTAGATATGCAAAAACCTGAAATGGTTGAGCTTGCTGTTACCGAAAAGACCAAAATGATATATGCTGAATCAATCAGCAATCCTTTACTTGAAATAACAGATATACCTGCAATCAGCAAAATAGCCAAAGAACACAATATAAAGCTGGTAGTTGATAACACTTTCAGCCCGATGGTAATATCTCCCCTGCACCTTGGGGCGGATATTGTGATACACAGTATGACCAAATATATAAACGGGTCAAGCGACTGTGTTGCAGGATGTATTTGTTCCAGTGCTGAGTTTATAAACAGCTTAACTGACGTGAATTCAGGCGCAACTATGCTGCTTGGTCCGGTTCTTGATAGCCTGCGAGCTGCAAGTATTTTAAAAAACCTTCATACACTGCATATCAGGATGAAAAAACACGGTGAGAATGCTTTATTTCTTGCTGAAGAATTTGAAAAGCTGGGACTGAAGGTCTATTACCCCGGTTTAAAAAACAGCAGGCATTTTAATCTGATTGAACAGATAAGAAATGAAGGATTTGGTTACAGCGGAATGATAGCTGTTGATGTAGGAACCTATGAGAATGCATCAGCTTTGCTGGAAAAAATGCAGCAGGAAAAAGTTGGATATCTGGCAGTAAGCCTTGGATACTTTAAAACCCTTTTCAGCTCACCCGGTCACAGCACATCATCAGAAATACCGGAAGATGAGCAGAAAGAAATGGGGCTTTCGGAAGGGCTGGTAAGGTTTTCTATCGGTCTTGACGGCGATATTAAGCTTGCATATGACAGAATAGTAAAGTGCATGAAAGAAATCGGCATTATATAA
- the ccoS gene encoding cbb3-type cytochrome oxidase assembly protein CcoS, giving the protein MSVIVILVFFSVLVAGGFLIAFLWAVRSGQYEDRYTPSVRILFDDETDGVNK; this is encoded by the coding sequence ATGAGTGTAATAGTAATACTTGTATTTTTCAGTGTATTGGTAGCCGGGGGATTTTTGATCGCTTTCTTATGGGCTGTCAGATCAGGACAATATGAAGACAGGTATACTCCTTCAGTACGTATTTTATTTGATGATGAAACGGATGGTGTAAACAAATAA
- a CDS encoding heavy metal translocating P-type ATPase metal-binding domain-containing protein, producing the protein MQISEVVNLKEGTLCYHCGDICNKGLDIRSGDKIFCCTGCKTVYEILNENNLCKYYDLDKTPGISQKKLDSAAGSRYSYLDDPGVVKQLTNFTEGNISLCTFTIPQVHCSSCIWLLEKLYKLNSGILHSEVNFVQKTVRIKFKNSEVSLRQIVELLVSIGYEPQISLDDIENKIKYRSNKSLYYKIGVAGFCFGNIMLLSFPEYLAPVGSLEHTFRQFFGLLNLVLGAPVLFYSASDYFKSAWSGIKQRSINIDFPIVLGLVVLFIRSSFEIITNTGVGFIDSMTGLIFFLLLGKIFQAKTYDALNFERNYKSYFPVSVTVRRSGKETSIPVTALKQGDRILIRNNELIPADAIMFNGNANLDYSFVTGESIPVPKVAGEIVYAGGRQIGSAIELEVIRTVSQSYLTQLWNKDTFVKKDEDKFNSLVNIVGKFFTVIILLVAAAAFLYWYPVSLRTAINAFTAVLIIACPCGIALTNPFALGNAIRILGRNKFYAKNASVVERISKIDTIVFDKTGTITQTGDADITFNGNVLTAQEQKLVKSLVRNSTHPLSSRIYAAIQADDIPYCSTFKELSGKGIEAVIEGNNVKLGSALFAADNNKILLNNDNTASKLDSRIFLSINGSIKGFFSINNIYRTGLENIITSLKDKFRLAVLSGDNEGEKENLQKYFGQEGRIRFNQTPADKLEYIKDLQNSGHRVLMIGDGLNDAGALKQSDVGIAISEDITNFSPACDAILDAGEFSRLNKIIGFTKTTKKIIIISFIISVIYNIAGVTLAFQSEISPLLAAILMPASSITVVLFTVLSTNLMAKKRGL; encoded by the coding sequence ATGCAGATTTCAGAAGTAGTAAACCTAAAGGAAGGGACTCTCTGCTATCACTGCGGTGATATTTGCAATAAGGGTCTGGATATTCGAAGCGGTGACAAGATCTTTTGCTGTACGGGTTGCAAAACAGTATATGAAATACTGAATGAAAACAACCTGTGCAAATACTATGACCTTGATAAAACACCCGGAATATCCCAAAAGAAGCTTGATAGTGCGGCAGGCTCCAGGTACTCATATCTTGATGACCCCGGCGTAGTTAAACAGCTTACCAATTTTACAGAAGGAAATATTTCTCTCTGCACATTTACTATTCCCCAGGTTCACTGCTCTTCCTGTATTTGGCTTCTTGAAAAGCTATACAAGCTTAACAGCGGGATTCTTCATTCTGAAGTGAATTTTGTCCAGAAAACAGTAAGAATAAAATTCAAAAACAGCGAAGTATCACTCAGACAGATAGTTGAGCTACTTGTATCAATTGGATACGAACCTCAGATAAGCCTTGATGATATCGAAAATAAAATAAAATACCGTTCCAATAAGAGTTTATATTACAAAATTGGCGTAGCCGGATTCTGTTTCGGCAACATAATGTTACTAAGCTTTCCTGAATACCTGGCTCCTGTAGGTTCTCTCGAGCATACATTCAGGCAGTTTTTCGGGCTTCTGAACCTGGTATTAGGCGCACCTGTGCTTTTTTATTCTGCGAGCGACTACTTCAAATCAGCATGGAGCGGAATAAAACAACGAAGTATAAATATTGATTTCCCGATAGTTCTGGGACTTGTTGTTTTATTCATCAGAAGCTCCTTTGAAATTATCACAAATACCGGTGTTGGGTTTATTGACTCAATGACAGGCCTTATATTTTTCCTTTTGCTGGGAAAAATATTCCAGGCTAAAACATATGATGCCCTTAACTTTGAAAGAAACTACAAATCATACTTTCCCGTATCTGTAACAGTTAGAAGATCAGGCAAAGAAACAAGCATTCCTGTAACAGCACTTAAACAGGGTGACAGGATACTCATCAGGAATAATGAGCTAATTCCCGCCGATGCGATTATGTTCAACGGCAATGCAAACCTGGATTACAGCTTTGTAACAGGTGAATCAATTCCGGTTCCAAAAGTAGCCGGAGAAATTGTTTATGCAGGCGGCAGGCAGATTGGAAGCGCTATTGAGCTTGAGGTTATAAGGACAGTTTCGCAAAGCTACCTTACACAGCTTTGGAACAAAGATACATTTGTTAAAAAAGATGAGGATAAGTTTAATTCACTGGTTAATATAGTTGGCAAATTCTTTACAGTTATAATTTTACTGGTTGCAGCAGCTGCATTTTTGTACTGGTACCCTGTGAGCTTAAGAACAGCCATTAATGCATTTACAGCTGTTTTAATAATAGCCTGTCCATGCGGGATTGCACTTACAAATCCGTTCGCACTTGGCAATGCAATAAGGATACTTGGAAGAAATAAATTTTACGCAAAGAATGCTTCTGTGGTTGAGCGCATTTCAAAAATTGATACTATTGTTTTCGATAAAACAGGTACAATTACTCAAACTGGTGATGCGGATATAACTTTTAACGGCAATGTACTGACTGCACAGGAACAAAAACTGGTAAAATCTCTTGTAAGGAACTCAACACATCCATTAAGCAGCAGGATATATGCAGCAATTCAGGCTGATGATATTCCCTATTGCAGCACATTTAAAGAGCTTTCAGGCAAAGGAATTGAAGCGGTTATAGAAGGCAATAATGTTAAGCTGGGCAGCGCTTTATTTGCAGCAGATAACAATAAAATACTGCTTAACAATGATAATACTGCTTCAAAACTTGATTCAAGGATATTCCTTTCAATAAACGGTTCGATCAAAGGATTTTTCTCTATAAATAATATATACAGAACCGGGCTTGAAAACATTATTACTTCGCTGAAAGATAAATTCAGGCTTGCTGTGCTTTCAGGAGATAACGAAGGAGAGAAAGAAAATCTTCAGAAATATTTCGGACAGGAAGGCAGAATAAGGTTCAATCAAACGCCTGCAGATAAGCTTGAGTATATAAAAGATCTTCAAAACTCAGGTCACAGGGTTCTTATGATTGGCGACGGTTTAAATGACGCCGGCGCCCTTAAGCAAAGTGATGTTGGCATTGCCATCTCGGAAGATATTACGAATTTTTCGCCGGCATGTGATGCTATTCTTGATGCAGGTGAGTTCAGCAGGCTGAACAAAATCATAGGCTTCACTAAAACCACAAAAAAGATAATAATTATAAGCTTTATAATTTCTGTAATATATAACATTGCGGGGGTTACTCTGGCTTTTCAGTCAGAAATTTCACCGCTGCTTGCTGCAATATTAATGCCGGCAAGCTCAATAACAGTAGTTTTATTCACAGTACTTTCAACTAACCTTATGGCTAAAAAGAGAGGTTTATAA
- the aqpZ gene encoding aquaporin Z yields MKKLLAEFIGTFWLVLGGCGSAVLAAAFPEVGIGLAGVSLAFGLTVLTIAYSLGHISGSHLNPAVSIGLWIGGRFSAKELLPYILVQILGAIAAAGVLYIIATGNGSQIGGFAANGYGEHSPGKYNMMSGFVCEVVMTFMFLIIILGATDERAPKGFAGIAIGLGLTLVHLISIPVTNTSVNPARSISQALFVGGWAIEQLWMFVAAPVIGAILAGVVYKIMGAKD; encoded by the coding sequence ATGAAAAAACTTTTAGCAGAATTTATCGGAACTTTCTGGCTCGTACTTGGGGGCTGCGGAAGCGCTGTATTGGCAGCTGCATTTCCTGAAGTTGGTATTGGCCTTGCCGGCGTTTCACTAGCTTTCGGGCTTACAGTTTTAACAATAGCATATTCATTGGGTCATATTTCAGGATCTCATTTGAATCCCGCGGTTTCAATAGGTCTATGGATCGGCGGAAGGTTCAGCGCCAAGGAGCTGTTACCTTATATATTAGTACAGATCCTTGGAGCAATTGCTGCTGCCGGAGTTTTGTACATAATTGCAACCGGTAATGGCAGCCAGATAGGCGGCTTTGCAGCAAACGGATATGGTGAGCACTCTCCGGGAAAGTATAATATGATGAGCGGATTTGTATGCGAAGTTGTAATGACTTTTATGTTCCTTATCATCATACTTGGCGCTACGGATGAACGCGCTCCAAAAGGTTTTGCAGGTATTGCAATTGGGCTGGGATTAACTTTGGTTCATCTAATAAGTATTCCTGTCACAAATACATCTGTGAATCCAGCCAGAAGTATTAGCCAGGCATTATTTGTCGGCGGCTGGGCAATTGAACAGTTGTGGATGTTCGTAGCAGCGCCTGTTATAGGGGCAATTCTTGCAGGTGTTGTGTATAAGATTATGGGCGCTAAGGATTAA
- the upp gene encoding uracil phosphoribosyltransferase, whose amino-acid sequence MAYKNLIELSHPLVKSYITKIRDKNTSYFEFRQYVDKLSVLLAYEAGKELGLKSRKIKTPLAPYNGSVIKDEIVLMPILRAGLGLMTGFSSIFPEARISHLGVFRNEVTLQPIRYYFKFPRLRDKKNSIIYILDPMLATGGSMCSAIDEAKKTGAGKIVAACLVAAPEGIKEVQKYHKDIKIFTCAIDKRLNNKGYIVPGLGDAGDRLFGTL is encoded by the coding sequence ATGGCTTATAAAAACCTAATTGAGCTTTCTCACCCGCTTGTTAAGAGTTATATAACTAAAATAAGAGATAAAAATACTTCTTATTTTGAGTTCAGACAATATGTTGATAAACTCTCAGTACTGCTTGCCTACGAAGCAGGTAAAGAGCTTGGCTTAAAATCGCGAAAGATAAAAACACCGCTTGCGCCGTATAACGGCTCTGTGATAAAAGATGAGATCGTGCTAATGCCCATCTTAAGGGCGGGTTTAGGATTAATGACCGGCTTCTCGTCAATTTTCCCGGAAGCCAGGATAAGCCACCTCGGCGTTTTCCGTAACGAAGTTACGCTGCAGCCTATAAGGTATTATTTTAAATTTCCCCGCCTAAGAGATAAAAAGAATTCTATTATATATATATTAGACCCCATGCTGGCAACAGGCGGAAGTATGTGTAGCGCAATTGATGAAGCAAAAAAAACCGGTGCCGGAAAGATCGTTGCAGCATGCCTGGTAGCTGCTCCTGAAGGTATAAAAGAAGTGCAGAAGTATCACAAGGATATTAAAATTTTCACCTGCGCAATTGATAAGAGGCTCAATAATAAAGGCTACATCGTACCCGGACTCGGTGATGCCGGCGATAGATTATTCGGAACGCTGTGA
- a CDS encoding bifunctional (p)ppGpp synthetase/guanosine-3',5'-bis(diphosphate) 3'-pyrophosphohydrolase produces MDLLSTLYKKKLDDLLALCRRNIGEFNEKLITDAFKFSLNAHKQDKRASGEPFIIHPYEVASIVAKEIPLDDITVASALLHDVVEDTKFTYEDVKAEFGETIADIVDGATKIEGMFENYEAKQVENYRKMLLSMSNDIRVILVKFADRLHNMKTLEYLNPERQVRMARETMEIYAPLAHRLGLSRVKTEFEDMAFKYLDRQFYKEISKKVIAKKRERENYVNKFIQPIKAELDKEGFKYEISGRAKHLYSIAKKMISRGKSFEEIYDLFAVRIILDTEERNDCFTAYGIASEIYIPVPERFKDYISLPKQNGYQSIHTTLIGPEGKMVEVQIRTRDMHEVAEKGVAAHWKYKENISTNDRQMEDWITWIRELFDTTSKESTPKQIMEGLKLNLYQDEIYVFTPKGDLKILPVNSTPVDFAFDIHSEVGYKCIGAKVNGKIVPLDSKLKSGDQIEVITSKIKKPHQDWEKFVVTHKAKSDIHKYFNNERRLKIEEGREQWLKKLKKMKLSLSEDEMIKLLQRLKFESLQHMYLSLAENRLTTDELYELVKDRNKLISGEIVSPWVKPVEKATALKVKENEQSLFETYIKTARGAKNKIIAGGDVKDLLFSYANCCNPIPGEDIIGFISKTEGIKIHKKSCKNLSNLFLSDPQRIIDVQWPEEVEDEFFVGIKISGEDRPGMLNEITNVISVYSNTNIKSVSIASKGSLFDGTVILMVKNITHLNELIEKIKNIEGVFEVKRFEE; encoded by the coding sequence ATTGATTTGTTAAGCACACTATATAAAAAAAAGCTCGATGATCTGCTGGCATTATGCAGGAGGAATATTGGCGAATTTAACGAAAAGCTCATAACTGATGCTTTTAAGTTCAGCCTTAACGCGCATAAACAGGATAAACGCGCCTCAGGCGAGCCTTTTATTATTCATCCCTACGAAGTTGCCTCAATTGTAGCAAAAGAAATTCCACTCGATGATATAACGGTCGCCTCAGCACTTCTGCATGATGTGGTAGAAGATACCAAGTTCACTTATGAAGATGTTAAAGCAGAGTTCGGCGAAACTATCGCTGATATTGTTGACGGCGCTACCAAGATTGAAGGTATGTTCGAAAATTACGAAGCCAAGCAGGTGGAGAATTACCGAAAGATGCTGCTTTCCATGTCAAATGATATCCGTGTAATTCTTGTTAAGTTCGCTGATAGGCTCCACAACATGAAGACACTTGAATACTTGAATCCCGAGCGCCAGGTTAGAATGGCGCGTGAGACTATGGAGATCTATGCGCCGCTGGCGCACAGGCTTGGTTTAAGCAGGGTTAAAACGGAATTTGAAGATATGGCGTTTAAATATCTTGACCGCCAGTTCTATAAGGAAATCTCAAAAAAAGTAATTGCAAAAAAACGTGAACGCGAGAACTATGTAAATAAGTTCATACAGCCTATAAAAGCTGAGCTTGATAAAGAAGGTTTTAAGTATGAAATATCAGGCAGGGCTAAACATCTTTACAGCATAGCTAAAAAAATGATATCCCGCGGCAAATCATTTGAAGAAATATATGACCTCTTTGCGGTCAGGATTATACTGGATACCGAGGAAAGAAATGACTGCTTTACTGCCTACGGCATCGCTAGCGAAATTTACATTCCCGTGCCGGAAAGATTTAAAGATTATATCTCGCTTCCCAAACAGAACGGCTACCAGTCAATTCATACAACGCTTATCGGACCCGAAGGTAAAATGGTTGAGGTGCAGATCCGCACACGTGATATGCACGAAGTTGCTGAAAAAGGTGTTGCAGCCCACTGGAAGTATAAGGAAAATATCAGCACCAATGACAGACAGATGGAAGACTGGATAACCTGGATAAGAGAGCTCTTTGATACTACTTCCAAGGAATCCACACCAAAACAGATTATGGAAGGCTTAAAGCTGAACCTTTACCAGGATGAAATATATGTATTCACTCCTAAAGGCGATCTGAAAATTTTGCCGGTCAATTCAACACCGGTGGATTTTGCATTCGATATCCACAGTGAAGTCGGCTATAAATGCATCGGTGCTAAAGTTAACGGAAAAATTGTACCGCTTGATTCAAAGCTTAAAAGCGGAGACCAGATCGAGGTGATTACCTCGAAAATTAAAAAACCTCACCAGGACTGGGAAAAATTCGTAGTTACTCATAAGGCAAAATCTGATATTCATAAATATTTTAATAATGAGCGCAGGCTGAAAATTGAAGAAGGCAGGGAACAATGGCTTAAGAAGCTAAAGAAAATGAAGCTTAGCCTTTCTGAGGATGAAATGATAAAGCTGCTGCAAAGGCTTAAGTTCGAAAGCCTGCAGCATATGTATCTAAGCCTAGCAGAGAACAGGCTTACGACCGATGAGCTTTATGAGCTTGTTAAAGACCGTAATAAATTAATCAGCGGTGAAATAGTTTCACCTTGGGTTAAGCCTGTTGAAAAAGCAACAGCCCTTAAAGTAAAAGAAAATGAGCAAAGCCTGTTTGAAACATATATCAAAACGGCGCGCGGCGCTAAGAATAAGATTATTGCCGGTGGCGATGTAAAAGATCTGCTCTTCAGCTACGCTAACTGCTGCAATCCAATTCCCGGTGAAGATATAATAGGATTTATATCTAAAACAGAAGGTATTAAGATTCACAAAAAATCATGTAAAAATCTTTCTAACCTGTTCCTTTCCGATCCGCAAAGAATAATTGACGTGCAGTGGCCCGAAGAGGTTGAAGATGAGTTCTTTGTAGGTATAAAGATCAGCGGTGAAGACAGGCCCGGCATGCTGAATGAAATTACGAATGTAATTTCCGTTTACAGCAACACCAATATCAAAAGCGTAAGCATTGCTTCCAAAGGTTCGCTTTTTGACGGAACAGTTATCCTTATGGTTAAAAATATCACACATTTGAACGAGCTTATCGAAAAGATCAAAAATATTGAAGGTGTTTTTGAAGTAAAACGTTTTGAAGAGTAA
- a CDS encoding PD40 domain-containing protein: protein MKTKITILSLFFIILSLVILSFNDSNAFNGNYSGSDTLIYPQEKHFKNMQMLTNGGENAEAYFSFDGSKIIFQSTGEYECDQIFIMNTDGSGKHLVSTGKGRTTCSYFYPDGKSILYASTHLGGDMCPQKPDHSKGYVWALYSDYEIFKAGVDGSNPVKLTDVKGYDAEATISPKGDKIIFTSTRNGDIDLYSMNLDGSNVKQLTNIAGYDGGAYYSYDGTMIVFRASRFDDPAKLKEYQDLLAEGLIRPGQLEIYVMNADGSNIRQVTNNGAANFGPYFFPDGKRIIYCSNQGDPKGRNFDLYMINVDGTGNERITYNDTFDGFPMFSLHDGGKKFVFCSNRFNAKQGETNVFICDWVE from the coding sequence ATGAAAACAAAAATTACAATTTTATCTTTATTTTTCATCATTTTAAGCTTAGTGATATTGAGCTTTAATGATTCAAATGCTTTTAATGGCAATTATTCCGGTTCAGATACACTTATCTATCCGCAGGAAAAGCATTTTAAGAACATGCAGATGCTGACCAACGGCGGAGAAAATGCCGAAGCGTATTTTTCCTTCGATGGCTCGAAGATTATCTTCCAGTCAACAGGTGAGTATGAGTGCGACCAGATCTTCATAATGAATACAGACGGCTCCGGGAAACATCTCGTAAGCACAGGTAAGGGCAGAACCACCTGTTCATACTTTTACCCGGATGGTAAAAGTATATTATACGCTTCCACGCATTTAGGCGGCGATATGTGTCCCCAGAAACCGGATCATTCCAAAGGCTATGTGTGGGCGCTTTATTCAGATTATGAAATTTTTAAAGCAGGTGTTGATGGCTCTAACCCGGTTAAGCTTACCGATGTAAAAGGATATGATGCCGAAGCTACAATTTCACCCAAAGGTGATAAAATAATTTTTACATCAACCCGTAACGGTGATATTGACCTGTATTCAATGAATCTTGACGGTTCAAATGTGAAACAGCTTACAAATATAGCCGGATACGATGGAGGTGCATATTATTCCTATGACGGTACAATGATAGTTTTCCGCGCATCAAGATTCGATGATCCTGCAAAATTAAAGGAATATCAGGACCTGCTGGCTGAAGGTCTTATAAGACCCGGGCAGCTTGAAATTTATGTAATGAATGCCGATGGTTCAAATATCCGCCAGGTAACAAACAATGGTGCGGCAAATTTCGGACCGTATTTTTTCCCTGATGGCAAAAGGATAATTTACTGCTCTAACCAGGGTGATCCCAAAGGCAGGAATTTTGATCTTTATATGATTAATGTGGACGGTACCGGAAATGAAAGAATAACATATAACGATACATTTGACGGCTTCCCAATGTTCTCACTTCACGATGGCGGTAAAAAATTCGTTTTCTGTTCTAACCGCTTCAACGCAAAACAGGGTGAAACAAATGTATTTATTTGTGATTGGGTAGAGTAA
- a CDS encoding M20/M25/M40 family metallo-hydrolase → MNTKIKLLSASLLVILFAAFVNPSDNDPKITSGEISDHIKYLASDELAGRFPGTNGDKLTVEYITNEFEEYGIKPAGEKGYLQPFDYISEIKLGTGNSVSFGNGEVLKGAGEEFTPVYLSSNGSAEGNMVFVGYGINAPELNYNDYAGIDLKGKIAVMLMFSPGYNNPHDNPFSKYERLRVKCAAAKEQGAAGIIVIKGPETGEEDLIKLRMSGPGENIELPVMNMKRVYIESFLKDKKLSQIQKEIDSLRTPQSFELGQTARIKTDLTRIKAETNNVIGMIEGGDPALKNEYILIGAHMDHLGDGLKYGSLHDSHAAEIHNGADDNASGVAGILELAEYYANNKKSLKRSVIFMTFSGEEAGLIGSAYFTKSELMKKYNIVSMINLDMVGRLTDKKLTIGGTGTSSIWQGLLDSLNKTYNFTAAYNKDGFGPSDHASFYAKDIPVLFFFTGLHKDYHKPSDDWEHINSAGEADILNMVVSIVNYINAQPVKPDFIKVAEEKKETNMGFRVTLGVIPDYSSTKEGLELSGVKAGGIAEKAGLMAGDIITKLGQYEIKNIYDYTDALTKFKPGEEADVTYLRGTESKTVRITFAK, encoded by the coding sequence ATGAACACAAAAATAAAATTACTTTCCGCATCATTATTGGTTATTCTGTTTGCGGCATTTGTAAATCCATCGGATAATGACCCGAAGATCACATCTGGCGAGATATCAGACCACATCAAATACCTCGCAAGCGATGAGCTTGCCGGCCGTTTCCCGGGTACTAATGGTGACAAACTTACAGTAGAATATATTACCAATGAATTTGAAGAATACGGTATAAAACCGGCCGGTGAAAAAGGATACCTGCAGCCATTTGATTATATCAGCGAAATTAAGCTCGGAACAGGGAACTCAGTATCCTTTGGTAACGGAGAAGTTTTAAAAGGAGCAGGTGAGGAATTCACACCGGTTTATCTAAGCTCAAACGGCTCCGCAGAAGGTAATATGGTTTTTGTGGGCTATGGCATAAACGCGCCGGAGCTGAATTACAATGATTATGCGGGAATTGATCTTAAAGGTAAAATTGCAGTTATGCTTATGTTCTCACCGGGATACAACAATCCCCACGATAACCCGTTCAGCAAGTATGAACGCCTGCGCGTTAAATGCGCTGCAGCAAAAGAGCAGGGTGCTGCAGGAATAATAGTTATTAAAGGCCCCGAAACAGGGGAAGAGGACCTGATAAAACTCAGAATGTCCGGACCCGGCGAAAATATAGAGCTGCCTGTTATGAACATGAAGCGGGTTTATATTGAATCATTTTTAAAGGATAAAAAACTTTCTCAAATACAAAAAGAAATTGACAGTCTGCGTACACCTCAGTCATTTGAGCTTGGCCAAACCGCCCGGATAAAAACAGACCTCACAAGGATCAAAGCCGAAACAAATAATGTTATCGGTATGATTGAAGGCGGCGACCCGGCATTAAAAAATGAATATATCCTGATAGGCGCGCATATGGATCATCTGGGTGACGGATTAAAATACGGTTCATTGCATGATAGCCATGCGGCTGAAATTCACAACGGCGCTGATGACAACGCCTCCGGCGTAGCCGGCATTTTGGAGCTGGCTGAATACTATGCTAATAATAAAAAGAGCCTGAAACGCAGCGTTATATTTATGACCTTCAGCGGCGAAGAAGCCGGCTTGATAGGCTCCGCTTACTTTACCAAAAGCGAGCTGATGAAGAAATACAACATTGTTTCAATGATAAATCTTGATATGGTAGGCAGGCTTACCGATAAAAAGCTTACCATAGGCGGTACCGGCACATCATCTATCTGGCAGGGTCTTCTTGATTCATTAAACAAAACATATAATTTTACCGCAGCTTATAATAAAGATGGATTCGGACCCAGTGACCATGCCAGCTTTTATGCAAAGGATATTCCGGTATTGTTTTTCTTCACCGGCTTGCATAAGGATTACCACAAACCTAGCGATGATTGGGAACACATTAATTCCGCAGGCGAAGCCGATATACTTAATATGGTCGTTTCAATCGTAAATTATATTAATGCGCAGCCGGTAAAACCGGATTTCATAAAGGTTGCCGAAGAGAAGAAAGAAACCAATATGGGTTTCCGTGTTACTTTAGGGGTTATCCCTGATTACTCCAGCACCAAAGAAGGCCTGGAGCTTTCCGGTGTGAAAGCCGGCGGCATTGCTGAAAAAGCGGGTTTAATGGCTGGGGATATCATTACAAAACTCGGTCAGTATGAAATAAAAAATATATATGATTACACCGATGCTCTCACTAAATTCAAGCCCGGGGAAGAAGCTGATGTAACCTATCTCCGCGGAACTGAATCTAAAACCGTGAGGATCACTTTCGCTAAGTAA